The Magnolia sinica isolate HGM2019 chromosome 9, MsV1, whole genome shotgun sequence genome contains a region encoding:
- the LOC131256981 gene encoding probable WRKY transcription factor 40, whose amino-acid sequence MEMDAEFSNTCLSLDLNAKPFRLSDEARVSTESSFVDLGRKISTEDEFQTRVLEAELTRVSEENERLNKMLRTMCDKFVSLQNQVIDMMNQMPEEQPASKKRKAESHDNQNQINGSISYGTHMESSSSEDSSKKQHGPPKAKISKLHVRTDPSDPTLVVKDGYQWRKYGQKVTKDNPCPRAYFKCSFAPACPVKKKVQRSIKDQSILVATYEGEHTHPHPSQADAPKDLNPGSTCGSVPCSLSVNSMGPTITLDLTQPGSGQDTSKHQGDGNSTTGFQQFFVEQMASSLSKDPSFKAALAAAISGRFLP is encoded by the exons ATGGAGATGGACGCGGAGTTTTCCAATACTTGCCTTAGTTTAGATCTTAATGCGAAGCCATTTCGACTCTCGGATGAAGCTCGTGTGAGCACGGAAAGTAGTTTTGTCGATTTGGGGCGGAAAATCTCAACGGAAGATGAG TTTCAGACCCGTGTATTGGAAGCTGAGTTGACTCGAGTGAGTGAGGAAAACGAAAGGCTGAACAAGATGCTAAGAACGATGTGCGATAAATTCGTTAGCCTGCAAAATCAGGTGATTGATATGATGAATCAGATGCCGGAGGAGCAGCCCGCCTCAAAGAAGAGGAAGGCCGAGAGCCATGATAATCAAAACCAGATTAATGGCAGCATTAGTTATGGTACTCACATGGAGAGCAGCTCTAGTGAAGATTCAAGCAAGAAGCAACATGGGCCACCCAAAGCAAAGATCTCGAAGCTCCATGTTCGGACCGATCCATCTGATCCAACGCTG GTAGTTAAAGATGGATACCAATGGAGAAAATATGGTCAGAAGGTCACGAAAGACAATCCATGTCCAAGAGCCTATTTCAAGTGCTCCTTTGCCCCAGCTTGCCCAGTTAAAAAGAAG GTCCAAAGAAGTATCAAAGATCAATCGATTTTGGTGGCCACATACGAAGGTGAACACACCCATCCACACCCTTCTCAAGCAGATGCACCAAAGGATCTGAACCCTGGCAGCACCTGTGGCTCGGTGCCTTGCTCACTCTCTGTCaactcaatgggccccaccattacacTGGACCTGACCCAACCTGGATCCGGTCAGGACACCTCAAAACATCAAGGAGACGGCAATTCGACGACAGGATTCCAACAGTTTTTTGTCGAACAAATGGCTTCATCTTTGTCGAAAGATCCCAGTTTTAAGGCGGCACTTGCGGCTGCGATTTCCGGTCGGTTTCTACCctga